The genomic segment CTTAGCCAGATGAGTTCGTAGAGTTTCTGCTCGTCCTTTTCGAGATTCAATGTTTGCGGAGTTTTTGAAACATTAGTCGGCCTGATTGCTTCGTGCGCTTCCTGGGCTGACTTGCTTTTTGTTTTGTAAATCTTGGTTTTTTCCGGTAAATATTTTTTACCATAATTAGTAAGAATAAAACCTGCTGCCTGTTTTTGGGCAATTTTTGATACATCAAGAGAATCGGTTCTCATGTAAGTAATCAGTCCGTTTTCATATAATTTTTGAGCAATGGACATTGTTCTCGATGAACTAAACCCGAGTTTATTTATTGAATCCCGCTGAAGTGTAGACGTCATGAATGGCGGGAGCGGATTTTTAAAATGTTCGGTTTTATCAACCGAAGAGACAATAAATTCACTATTATTCAAATCACTAATAATTTTGCCCGCATCTTCTTCAGTGTTTATAGATGTTATTTTTACGCTGTATTTTTCCGCGAATAACGCATGGTTAATGGTAGAGTAATATTTTTTTTTATCTTTTTCAATCAAATCCGCGGCAAAACTCTGCTGATTTTTTTTCAACTGTGCAGATATCGTCCAATATTGCTGTGATTTAAAATCTTTAATTTCATTTTCTCTTTCAATTAACAACCGTAGGGCAACTGACTGAACTCGTCCTGCCGAAAGCCCTTTTCTTACATTTTTTCCCAAAAGCGGACTTATCTGATAACCAACCAGGCGGTCTAAAATTCTTCTTGATTGCTGGGCATTAACTAGATTTGTATCTATAGGACGGGGATTTTTAACTGCTTCTTCGATAGCTGCTTGCGTTATTTCATGGAAAACAATCCGTTTTACTTTTTTAATATTAAGTTTTGCCGCTTCAACTATATGCCACCCGATCGCTTCACCTTCCCGGTCATAGTCAGTTGCTATATAAACTTCTGGTGCTGATTTTGTAGCTGCAATTATTTCTTTTAAAACCTTCTCTTTGCCGGCAAGAATCTTATATGTCGGCTGGAAATCCTTCTTTACATTAACACCAAGATGCCGCCGTGGTAAATCAAGAATATGCCCCATAGATGCAATAATTTTGAATTTCCCTTTCAAGAAATTCGTCATTATCTTTGCTTTGGTCGGTGACTCAACAACTACAAGTGGACTTTTCATATTATTAGTTTATTCGCTCCATTCACCCACAATGAAAGGTGTGTAAATTCTTTTTTTCGCTCCGCCCTAATTATCATATTTCTTCCTTATGTACATTTTTCCGGGTAACTCAGAAATAAATCCGCCTATAATAAGCTCTAAAAGAACCGAAGAAAGTTTTTCAAACGGTATTTTTGTATTCTCGGCTATTAAATCGATATAAACCGGTTCAAAACTTATCGATTCAAAAACCAACTTAGCATCTTCACTTAAATTTTTATTTTGCTTTACCAACTTTAAATTTTTATTAGTCCTTTCAACAAAATTTTTCAAGATGTTGATTTCGCTTATAATATCATCAATCGTTTCAACAAGTTTCGCCCCTTGTTTTATCAGTTGATGGGTACCTTTTGAATATTTCGAAAAAATACTCCCGGGTACAGCAAAAACCTCCCTACCTTGTTCAATAGCATATTTTGCTGTTATTAAAGCACCGCTTTTTTCATCCGCTTCAACAACTATAACACCTAAAGAAAGACCGCTTATTAAACGGTTTCTACGGGGAAAATTTTGCCTGTCAGGTTTAGTATGCATACTAAATTCAGAAATCACAGCACCATTTTCAGCAATACGGTCTTCAAGTTTTCTATTTTCCGGCGGATAACAATTCGATAAACCATTCCCCAAAACAGCGATTGTTCTTCCTTTTTCTTCAACTGCTATCGTATGTGCTACAGTATCAATTCCCCTTGCCAGACCGCTTATCACTGTAATTCCTGCATTAACAAGTTCCCGCGCAAGATATTCACAAACAGACTTCCCGTAAGTTGTAATTTTTCTGGTTCCCACAACAGCAACTGAAACGACATCGCATTCCTTTACTTGACCTTTAACATAAAGAACAGGAGGATAATCGTAAATCGTCTTTAATACCTGCGGATACTCATCCATACCTGATGTAATAATATTTACATTATTAAAGGCCGCTTCTTCAATTTCTTTCCGAACATCTATTTTTTTTCGCTCAGCAACAATTACATTTGCAGTTTTTTCATTAATATCTTCAACCTGCAATAAATCACTTACAGACGACAATAGAACCTTTTCGATATTACCAAAGTAATCTAAAAGTTTCTTAAATTTAACAGGACCAATAACTGAAATTTGATTCAATATAAGCCAAGATTCTAACTCGGTAGGCATAGCAGGTCATTATATAACAAATGGAAAAAAAGTCAAGTTTCTCTATTCAAACAATTATTTTTATTAATAATTTTAATCTTTATAAAGGCCGGCGGGCACCCATAAATCTACTCTTGAAGTACATTTCATTAAGAGAACTAATAGTAACCTTTTGTGCACCGTAAGAGGCATGTATAAACTCATCATTACCAATATATAGTCCGACATGACTGATTCTTGACCCGTATGTATTCTTTTTAAAAAACACAAGATCTCCCGGCATCAACTCATCTAACTTTATTTTTTTACCGATTTTGAATTGTAAACGGGAAGTTCTTGGTAAAATAGTACCTAATGATTCATAAATCGTCTGTACAAAATAGGAACAGTCAATACCTTTTTCGGGATCCATACCGCCATATTTATATCTAACACCCAAAAAATCAAACGCAAAGTTAACTAATTCAGCAACTACTTCTTCTGAAATATCCACATCTTCTTCAGCAAGAACGGTTTTATTTTCATTAAACTCATCTACTAAGTTTGCAGATATATTCTCTTCTGAAAGCAACTTTGAAACGGCAAATTCTGCTTTTTCTTTTTCCTTATATGGACCGACTATTACTTTGTAATTATTATTGAAATTAAGCGTTGCGCTGTAGTTATGACTTGCAAGATAAACCAATAAATTCTTTGCAGACTCCTTATCTCTAAAAACCCCCGCTTGAATATAATATTCAGAGTAAAGAAAATTAAAAAATAAGAAGTAAGAAATAATAAACAAGAAAGTCTTTTTCATAATTGAATTTAATAATTTAACAGCATTTCATATTTTGTCTTTACTCTATATATATCAGGATAGTCCGGATATTCCTCCAATATCTTTTTGTACATATCTCTTGCCTGTCCAAATCTTTTAGTATCTTCGTAAATTATACCTATTAAATATAACGAGTCAACTTTATATTTAGATTTAGGATATTTTTCCACCAAATGGTTAAAACAAAATTCTGCTTTTTCATATTTAGATGCCGTTTGGTAAATATTCCCTAAATAAAACTGAGCCGTAGGCGCCCAATTTTCACCGGAGTTATCATCAATAAATTTTTGTAATTTTCCGGTTTTAACAAAATCGGTCGCCCAGTAAATAATTCCTATAACTATAAGAACAAAAAGTACGAACTTTCTCATTCTTTACAATTCCAAACTAATTTATTTACTTCTATTTTTTAACTGCCTCATCTTCTCATTCTACATAATTTTAGACAGTGTTATAATTATAAAGTATTTTTAGTGTTTTGTCAATAGTTTTTTAATTGTGGTAAAGAAAAAATGATATTATTGAGATGCCAGTTAGAAGTAGATATTCTTAATCATTTGAACTTATAGTTAATGGAAAATATGTGAGTGTCGCTAAGCGGATCAAACGGCAGATATGCATAATCAACTGTTATTAAATCAAAAACTATTCCAATCCCAAGCGTAATCCTTGAAGATGTCTCAAAAGACGAATCAAACTTATAACCACCCCTTAAATTTAGGATATCATAAATTAGTATTTCAGTACCGATATCAGCATAGGGTTTAGAGTCCCTCATTAATACAAAATCTGATGACATTAACAGGATTTTGCCGAGCGGGCGGTATGAAATCCCGGCAACGAATTTAGTAGGAAGGTTCTCTTTGACATCAATATATTTATGCCTTTTTAATTCTATATTCTGAATATTTAATCCGGCAGTAAATATTTTGTATGAATTTATTTTCTTTTCATATATAGTACCTATATCAATTGCCAGAGCAACAGATTTTTTATCATCAATTTTGCTTTCAATATACTTAGAACTTAACCCAAATGAAATGTTTTTATTTAACAAATATGAAATACCTATAACTGAAGATAAATCATGAGAACTGAACTCCTCTATTTGTGAAGTTTGAGTTTCCATTCCTTTAATCCCGCTTATGCCAAGATATTCGATACCAAATCCAAGTGAAAATCTGTTTCTTAACGGCATAATACAAGACACATTCTCAAATTTCATATCTTCAAGCCACTCGCTATGCGATAATGATACTTTCGTTTCATTCGTAAATCCCAAACCTGCAATATTATAAAAAACTGCTGTTGAATCATCCGATACCGATGTAAAAGCTCCTGCCATTGCCGATGCTCTCGCTCCTTTTGGTATCAGAAGAAATTCTGAGGAAGTTTTACCTGCAGCAGAAAGACCGCTATCCACAAGCAAGAAGCAAGAAGCAAGAAGCAAGATAGTTAATAACCTGTTGATATATAAACATCCCGGTATATGATAATTTATATTTTTCATCTTATTACCGCCAATTTGCCTTTTGTTTTGCCTCTGCCGTTTTTATCTTCAATATAATAGATATAAACACCCGAAGCAACGGATGGACACCAATTGTAAGTTCCGTCTGTTACTGCTTCAAATTCTTCGGCAAGACGCCCGGCAACAGTATAGATTCTAATATTTACATTTTCCGTAAGCCCATCAAATGTAACATGTGTGTGCCCCCTAGACGGTCTATACGGATTAGGATAAACAACAACGCTGTTTAAATTTAATTTTGTAACTTTTGCAAAAACACCAAATTTCGTAAAGTGGTTCACTTTTGCCGAAATAGTCTTGGATAATTTTGATGATAGTAAAACTTTTTTATTATTTTTATTATCTGAATTATTCGGGTTGTTTGTTCCGCCGTTTTTTGAATTATCCCTGCCGTCACCTTGCCCCGGATTAGTCCCGTCGCCAAGACCTGAACGGTTATCTACATTTTTCCATTCTTTCGCTTTTTCATCCAAATAACAAATAGTAAGATCTTCTGTTTTTACATCTGTTCCGTCAACAACACCATTATTGTCATCATCGGGAAACGGTAATGAGATTGTTATTTCTTCATCAAACTGCGATTGCCCATCCGTAAAACTAAATTCCCTGAAAACACCAACCGGTTCTATTGAACTATTCACTGCGGGAACCGGAACTTCAGTGGTTGCTAATTCCTTTATTTCCAATATACTTCCGTCTTCAACTACCCCTACCGGAACAATTGCACTGGTGCCATCAGCTATAATTACTTCTGTCTCAGCAGGTTCAGCGGTCGTAACAGACGTAACAGGCTCAGTAGGAACAACAGGAGTAACAGGTTCAGTAGGTGTAGTGATTTTTTCTTGTTTTATATGCTGATCATTTGGATTTACCGATGGATTTCCGTCTTCTGAAATATCCCAATTGGAATCATCCACGTAAACAGTAATTTCAACCGGATTTTCTTCCGGCAAATTTAAAAGGTCATATGCAATTGTACGAAGCCTGTATTCACCATTTTTTAATCCGGAAAGATTCCAATATACGGCAAAAGGCGGCTTTTTATCAATCATGTCTATTTTTGTCCATTCCTCACCGCTATCTTTATACTGGAATAAAACGCCTGTTGTATTAGCTGTGGCGTCAGCAATAACAGTAACCGCATTACCTTTTAAACGCTTACCATCTTTCGGTATTCTTATGCTTGCACTTGCTTCACTTTTTTTATTGATATTTACAGTGACATAATTTATATTTTGTTCTTCAGTACCTTCAATATCAACTACCCTTACTGCAAACTTATAAAGTCCTTCATCCAGCGATTGCGAAATCCATGATGATGCATCCGGCTCTGTTAGTTCTGCAACAGGGTTAGAATAATCAATAGTTCCATGTCCCTTATCCCAGTAAATATGATATTTTGCATAATACGACTTCTCGTAGTAACCCTCATTTTTATAGTAAATATTGTACAGATCCGTCATAGATGCTAATGAGGGTTCCCATTCTATTTTCGCTTTGCATTCTACCGTGGGATATCCTTTTAGATTTCTCACCTCTTCAGGATAAATATTAATTACTGAAAAAATTGCATATGTTCCTGTCCTGTCAACGAAAGTACTGCAATAATTTTGTGATATATTTGTAACTGTTTCAAAACCTCCAATCCATTTATGTTCAACTTCGTCATATCTCAGTATAACAAGTGTCGTCTCTTTTATACTTGTACCGTCAAGATAACCATCGTTGTCTAAATCTGCATATTGTATCACAATAGGAAGTTTTTGTGATATTATTGTATCACTGATTGTTTTAGTTACTCCACTACTTATAGGCTCCTCTGAAATAATTGTTCTTGGTTCAGAAACGCATATCATATTTGCCGGTTTTTCCAAAAGAATTTTTCCTGTTGTTGCAGCATCGGGTTGTGAAATAGAAATGTCTAAATTTGAAACCGCAATTTCTGGCGGTATTTTTAATATGGTTAAATATCTTTTTAAATGACTTATTTTTTCTTCTTCAAATAGTGCAGATTCCTCTTCTCCAGACAATAAAGGTCCTGATGTTTTTATCAGAATCCGTGAAGCAGGAATATCTTTAATGTTAACATCGCTGTTTTCAATTTCACTTGTAATCGGAACAATTGCAAATTTATATTCACCTACCGAATTGAGTTCCGGAGTCGTAATATTTTTATTTTCAGAATCAATAATACCGATCGGAGACGAATAGTCGATTGCGCCAGTTCCCCTATCGTAGTAAACTCTGTAAAATACTTTATCTAAACCGGCAAAATTAGTAATACCTATTAAATAATTATTGTTCTGTACTGCATTTACAGAAATATTGTCTAATTCAGGTAATGGAATTTCCTTTATTGATATTGTCTTAATGTCTGTTGTAGTTCTATTGCCGGATGAATCAATTGCTTCTACGTAATACGTTAAAGAAGATGAATTGTTATATTCTGCGGGAATAACTCCTGACCACAAATCACCGTTAATATTTATCATCTGCCAGGAATTTATGCCACTATGAAGAACAACAGAAGAAATTTTAGAATTATCATTAATATCAGCAACAACAGGTATGGAAAAGTATCTAAACTGACCATCCGCAACGGGTTGAAGTATTATAGAAGGGGCAATTATATCCGAGACAACATTAAAAGCATATTTTGATACTAAATTAAGTTTCTCTACCTGAGCTGTTATAACATAATGCCCTATGGAAAATGTTTTATTAATTTTTTCCGTGTAAGTTGTTTTACCCGGCTTTAAAGTACGCGGTGTTTCTGATAAAATAAATGTTTTATCGTCAGAATAACGATATAGATTGTCAATTGTAAAATCAAATATTTTTGTTGAAGGGAAATCTAAAACTTGGGTTGAAGCTGAAGTGTTTTCAAGTACAATTTCAACATCTACCGGCTCGCCATATAGATATGTTGTTTTTAATGTTTTGGCTGAAAATTCAATTGCTGAAATAACAGAAAATGTTATGCCGGAACCTACTTCGCCTTCAATACCTGCAAAATCAACTGCCTGAGAAACTACATTATAGAAATGAGCCACTTTCCATATAGAAACCAGCATAGAAAATGAATTTGCATCTTCGGTTCTAACCCAAATCTCGCTGGTATTCCAACCTTGTCCATCCCAGTATGTATTATCTGTTATATCTTTAAGGCAAACTCTTGTAAAAGCAACACCGGACGCAGAATCGTTTGACTGACCATAAATCTTTGGTATATCTGAATAAACTTGTTTGTTTCCCGGAAATGAAATACCTGAATATGGCGGGCGCAAATCTATTATATAGGTTATACCATTATCGGGTGTTTCAATATTGCCCGAATTATCAGTTGCACGTGATTTTATATTATAGGTGAGGTTTTCTGAAAAGTAGGTTGAAAATTTATATGTCCATGAAGATGTTCCCTGACATACAAGCCAGATAGGATTTTCCCCGACCCAGCATTTTCCATCCCAGTATGTTTTTGAATCGACCTGCTCAATTGCAATTTCCACTTTTTTTGTATCATAAGAGGCTGTCCCGTTTATCGGTATGTATTGGATACTATAGGCAGATTTATAAGGACTAAGAATTGTAGAAACAGCATAAATTTTTTGCGTACTAAATCCAAAAATTAAAAAACACAGGAAAACAAATTTTAAGAATGTTTCTTTATATTCTTCCGGATCCAGGTCACTTTCACTTTTTATATTTATTAAACGTAAAAACCAATCTAAAACCGACACTCTATTGCCATTAAGTTTTATAGCAATAGGATATTGGTTCAAACCGGTCTTTGCCTGTTTATTATAGTTCGGTAGTTCAGCCATCTTGATTCAGTCCCTTTTATAAGGACCGCCTCTTAGATTCTGTAACTTTGCGCCCCCCCAGGAGAAACCGTTCTTATGTTCTAATGTTCTCACGTTCTCATGCTCTTTAGATTCTTAAGCACTCAAGAACTTACGAACATTAGAACTATCTCTGAGAGTTTGCCTTTTTCGACTTAACAGTCAATAAATAAAAAACCGAATTACCTTATAATTGTCACATGCAAATGCAAAATTTGCAAATAAAATATGACAATTAGCTCGGCAACTCGGCAGACCTTAAAAATCTGGATTTGACTGTTTAATTACAGTTAAACACGATAAAACGGCAGCCAGACAAACCTTAAAGGTTCCGTAGCTTTGCGCCTGCCGATTGTAACACCGGCATTTGCCTTTTTCGTTACTTCCTTCACCATAATTATAAAGTATTTTTAGGCATTTGTCAAGTACTTTTTTGACGTTATCGTCGGTATTTTGGACTAATAATTCAGCTGATAATTTACACATTTTTATCTTAAAAGGGTCATTACAAAAGCGGAAACAACGGGAATAAGTAAATTGTCTTTGACTGGCAGGATTTCAATAATTGTCGCGGCAACTGAACCTAATATTATTTGCAAAAAAGTTATTTGACTAAAATATTTAAATAAAAATCCGGTAACCAGGCAGGCTAATAAATTAGCAGCTGATCCTTCCCAACTTTTCTTCCTGCAAATCTTATGACGGCCGCATCTTTCACCTACCAGGGCAGCAAAACCGTCGCCAAAAGTAAGAAAAAAAATGGCGAGGAGTGCATATTTCTTTTCAAAAAAATATATTGTAAAAAAAATACCGGAAAGCGAATAAACAAGGGTAGATGTGTTATTTATCTCTTCTGCTCTACAAATATCTCCAAACATTTCTAGATATTTTTGGTTAAGTTTTTCATTTTTTTGCCGCATTAACTCAAAAATTACTACAAGTATTATTAAAATACCCAGAATTATAAGCACTTTATATCTTGAAAATAAAAAAATATAAAAAATCGGTACCAACAATATACACCAATGCGATAATTTTCTTTTAAATTCGGGACTCATAATAAAACCAATCAATTTCCTAATATTATCTTATAATCTTCTCTGTGTATTTGCGAATTTCCCTCAACATTCATTTTTCTGCCTATTTTATCCTCAATCTTTTTTACATACTCTTCATCGAATATTTCTGCAATATCCGGATGTACTATAAGGCGAACTGGCTGTTCTCCGCCGCGAGTAACAAGTTTTATTATTTCCTTTTTTATCTTTATAGCCATTGTTTCTCTTGACAAAACCTTACCGCTGCCCTCACAATAAGGGCAAGTCTCAGATAAAAAATTAACAATACTTTCCATTTTTCTCTGCCTTGTCATTTCAATAAGCCCTAATTTTGTAACAGGTAAAACTTCCGTTTTTGCCTTGTCTTTTTTCACAAGTTCGGTTAAAAGTCTGAATACTTTTTTCCTGTCACTTGAATGTTTCATATCAATTAAATCAAGAACAATTATCCCGCCAATATTTCTTAAACGCAATTGGGCGGCAATCTCATAAATGGCCTCAATATTTGTCTTTAAAACTATCTCATGTATAGAACCTGCTTTGGTAAACTTACCGCTATTAACATCAATGGCGCACAATGTTTCAGCTTCCTGTATTATTATATACCCGCCGGACGGAAGCTTAATTTTTTGTTTCTGAATATTTTTAATCTGCTGTTCAACATTATTCATATCAAAAATCGGTGTCTTACCTTTATATAAGTGAATTTTATCCTTAAATCTTGGAGATACCATCTCGACAAAATTAAGAGTATCTTCATATTCATCCTTCGAGTCAATGAAAAATGCGCTAACTTCATCATTAAGATAATCTCTCACTGTTTTGAAAACTAATCCTAAATCTCTATGTAAAAGCGAAATACCGGGTGCTGATTCATATTTCCTGTTAATTGTTTCCCACAATCTTACCAGGTATTTTATCTCGCGCTTAAAAACATCTTTTTCTTTGCCCACGCCTTCGCTTCTTACGATTAAACCGCCGGTCGCCGGTTTTATTTCTTCTATTATTGACTTGAGACGGAACCTTTCTTTATCATCACTAATGTTTTTTGAGATACCCACATTGAAAGAACTGGGCATATAGACCAGATAATGACCGGGAAGAGAAATCTGCTGGGTTAGTTTACAACCTTTAGTACCAAGCGCGCCTTTAGTAACCTGAACGAGTATATTTTTTACTTTTGGCAGTTCTGATTTACTAATCGTCAATTCTGAAAATGGAAGATATCCATTTTTTGAAACACCTATATTAACAAAAGATGCCTGGATGCCGTCAAGCACCGATACAACTTTACTCCTGTAAATATTGCCAACAAGATTTTCCTCACCTAATCGCTCAATAAACAAATCTGTAAGATGTCCATCCTCTACTATTGCAACTCTTATTTCATCTTCGGTACAATTTGCCAAAATTTCTTTCATTATATTACCTCACTGAGATTGTTAAAAAAAAACAACAATCTCTGATTACACCGATTAAAACCCAACGGCAGTATCTGTGTAATCAAAACCGTTGAGTATTTTCTCAACGGTCTATTTACTGTTTTATCAGTCTTCCATCTTCTGTTTCATAAAAAAGCTCGTCTCTGTTTATAATCAAAGCTGACCTTTCACTATCATTTAAATTAAATATCTTTTGAATAATCATATCCGGTTTAACAGTCTTCCTTGGTCCAAACCTGACCAACATTTCTATTTTACCGTCAATATTTTTTATATCAATTACAAGCGGTCTGACATCAATTTCTCTTTTATTTTTATCTGTCAGCCGTTCTACTAAAAGTTCCTTCAACTCAAAAAAATCTTTTATTCTTACCGGTATCATATTTTCAGATGTAGTTAACCATTTAACAGAATATTTAGCTACATTCATTGATAACTCCATAGACTTTGCTGCAACGGGAACAGACGTAACAGCTAAAATTCCAAGAGAAGAAGGCATGCTCAATAAAAGAGATTTCTTGACTTCTTCAGGAATTACCCTGCTAACCATCTCCATATCAAAAATTTCACATGTAGAAGTGTAACCGACAGAAAGCGGGGGACCGAATGCAATTTTTAACT from the Elusimicrobiota bacterium genome contains:
- a CDS encoding TIGR03936 family radical SAM-associated protein, yielding MKTIIKIRVKYAKQDPLRFLSHLEVVSAIRQGVRRANLPVCFSEGFSPQLKIAFGPPLSVGYTSTCEIFDMEMVSRVIPEEVKKSLLLSMPSSLGILAVTSVPVAAKSMELSMNVAKYSVKWLTTSENMIPVRIKDFFELKELLVERLTDKNKREIDVRPLVIDIKNIDGKIEMLVRFGPRKTVKPDMIIQKIFNLNDSERSALIINRDELFYETEDGRLIKQ